The following coding sequences lie in one Oscillatoria sp. FACHB-1406 genomic window:
- a CDS encoding pitrilysin family protein, whose protein sequence is MPSLLLDTPALNAPTIHQLPNGLTIIAEQMPVNAVNFNIWMTVGAAIEPDAISGMAHFLEHMIFKGTPNLPSGEFERRIEERGAATNAATSQEYTHYYITAAPQDFAELAPLQWDTLLNPSIPDEAFNRERLVVLEEIRRSEDNPNRRTHSRAMELCFERLPYRRPVLGSSAVIEQLQAQQMRDFHAQWYRPERMTAAAVGNLPVDELIEVVAAGFDRAVSMQSRLPFTAPQLPTFIPEAPFSEVTRHEYEDDRLQQARLIMVWRVPGMQQLDETYALDVISAILGQGRMSRLFRDLREERQWVTSIGASNMTQGTQGLFYVGARLPVENVEKVEAAIAEHLRSLQEECVVESDLDRICTQVANRFVFGNERPSDRANLYGYYYSQLRNLEPAFEYPARIRTLTPADIREAARRHLTPDAYGIVVARPATAGEIIDNG, encoded by the coding sequence ATGCCCTCTCTGCTGCTCGATACTCCTGCCCTCAACGCTCCTACGATTCACCAATTACCCAATGGCTTAACCATCATTGCCGAACAAATGCCCGTTAATGCGGTTAACTTTAACATCTGGATGACAGTAGGAGCCGCGATCGAACCCGATGCCATTAGCGGAATGGCGCACTTTCTCGAACACATGATTTTTAAGGGAACCCCGAACCTTCCGAGCGGCGAATTCGAGCGTCGTATTGAGGAACGGGGGGCAGCAACGAATGCAGCGACGAGCCAAGAATATACCCACTACTACATCACGGCAGCACCGCAGGATTTTGCTGAGTTAGCGCCCTTGCAGTGGGATACGCTCCTTAATCCCAGCATTCCGGATGAAGCCTTCAATCGCGAACGCTTGGTTGTTTTGGAAGAGATTCGCCGTTCTGAAGATAATCCAAATCGGCGCACCCACTCGCGCGCGATGGAACTTTGCTTCGAGCGCCTGCCTTACCGCCGTCCTGTTTTAGGCTCGAGCGCGGTTATCGAGCAGTTGCAAGCGCAGCAAATGCGAGACTTTCACGCGCAATGGTATCGTCCCGAAAGGATGACGGCAGCAGCGGTAGGAAATTTGCCGGTGGATGAGTTAATTGAGGTCGTGGCGGCGGGTTTCGATCGCGCTGTTTCCATGCAGTCGCGATTGCCTTTTACCGCGCCTCAGTTACCCACTTTCATTCCTGAAGCGCCCTTTAGTGAAGTTACGCGCCACGAATACGAAGACGATCGCTTGCAGCAAGCGCGATTAATTATGGTCTGGCGCGTTCCAGGAATGCAACAGTTGGATGAGACTTACGCTCTCGATGTCATTTCGGCGATTTTAGGGCAGGGACGAATGTCGCGCCTGTTCCGAGATTTGCGCGAAGAACGGCAGTGGGTGACTTCGATTGGGGCGAGCAATATGACGCAGGGGACGCAAGGATTATTTTATGTCGGCGCGCGCTTGCCGGTGGAGAATGTGGAGAAGGTGGAGGCTGCGATCGCGGAACACCTACGTTCTCTCCAAGAAGAATGCGTGGTGGAATCGGATTTAGACCGTATTTGTACTCAAGTCGCCAATCGTTTTGTCTTCGGTAACGAACGTCCGAGCGATCGGGCTAATCTTTACGGGTACTACTACTCTCAACTCCGCAATCTCGAACCTGCCTTTGAATATCCCGCTCGCATTCGCACCTTAACCCCCGCCGATATTCGAGAAGCAGCCCGTCGTCACCTCACTCCCGATGCCTATGGCATTGTAGTTGCTCGTCCCGCAACGGCTGGCGAGATAATTGATAATGGATAA
- the typA gene encoding translational GTPase TypA produces MSLPIRNVAIIAHVDHGKTTLVDALLKQSGVFREGEAVPDCVMDSNDLERERGITILSKNTAVRYKDLAINIVDTPGHADFGGEVERVLGMVDGCILIVDANEGPMPQTRFVLKKALEKGLRPIVVVNKIDRPNADPDSAVDKVFDLFVELGADDDQCDFTTLYASGLSGFAKASLDDDSVDMQPLFEAIAQHVPPPAGDPEKPLQLQVTTLDYSDYLGRIVIGRIHNGKIKAGQQAALYKDDGSVVKGKVSKLLGFEGLARIELPEASAGNIVAVAGFADANIGETITCPDEPQALPLIKVDEPTLQMTFSVNDSPFAGLEGQFVTSRQIRDRLTRELETNVALRVEDSDSAEKFLVSGRGELHLGILIETMRREGYEFQVSQPQVIYREVGGQPCEPFEYLVLDVPEESVGACIERLGQRKGTMQDMQTGSNGRTQLEFVIPARGLIGFRGEFIRLTRGEGIMNHSFLEYRPLIGDLETRYNGVMVAFEEGVATFYALKNAEDRGVFFITPGTKVYKGMIVGEHNRPQDLDLNVCKAKQLTNHRSATGDELVQLQTPVDMSLERALEYIGSDELVEVTPESIRLRKVAKKLAKR; encoded by the coding sequence GAGTCTTTCGCGAAGGAGAAGCCGTTCCCGATTGCGTCATGGACTCTAACGACCTCGAGCGGGAACGAGGTATTACCATCCTCTCGAAAAACACGGCAGTTCGCTACAAAGACCTAGCAATTAATATCGTCGATACCCCCGGACACGCAGACTTTGGCGGCGAAGTGGAACGGGTTCTCGGTATGGTAGATGGTTGTATTCTAATTGTCGATGCTAACGAAGGGCCGATGCCGCAAACGCGCTTCGTACTCAAAAAAGCCCTCGAAAAAGGTTTGCGCCCCATCGTCGTCGTCAATAAAATCGATCGCCCCAACGCCGATCCCGACAGCGCCGTCGATAAAGTTTTCGACCTCTTCGTTGAGTTGGGCGCAGACGACGACCAGTGCGACTTTACCACCCTTTATGCTTCCGGCTTATCCGGCTTCGCCAAAGCCAGCTTAGACGATGATAGCGTCGATATGCAGCCGCTATTTGAAGCGATCGCGCAGCACGTCCCCCCGCCAGCAGGCGATCCCGAAAAACCGCTTCAGTTGCAAGTCACCACCCTCGACTACTCCGATTATCTCGGCCGCATCGTCATCGGTCGCATCCACAACGGCAAAATCAAAGCCGGACAACAAGCCGCACTCTATAAAGATGATGGCTCCGTTGTCAAGGGTAAAGTTTCAAAACTTCTCGGATTTGAAGGCCTCGCCCGCATCGAACTGCCCGAAGCCTCTGCCGGAAACATCGTCGCCGTCGCCGGTTTTGCCGATGCCAACATTGGCGAAACGATTACCTGCCCCGACGAACCGCAAGCGCTACCGTTAATCAAGGTAGACGAACCCACCTTGCAAATGACGTTTTCAGTCAACGACTCGCCTTTCGCGGGCTTAGAAGGGCAATTCGTCACCTCTCGGCAAATCCGCGATCGCCTGACGCGCGAACTTGAAACGAACGTCGCCCTGCGCGTTGAAGACAGTGACTCCGCCGAAAAATTCCTTGTTTCCGGGCGGGGCGAACTGCATCTGGGTATCCTCATCGAAACCATGCGTCGCGAAGGCTACGAATTCCAAGTCTCGCAGCCGCAAGTCATTTACCGCGAAGTTGGCGGACAACCCTGCGAACCTTTTGAATACCTCGTCCTTGATGTTCCCGAAGAATCAGTGGGCGCTTGCATCGAACGCCTCGGACAGCGTAAAGGCACGATGCAGGATATGCAAACCGGAAGCAACGGACGCACCCAACTCGAATTTGTCATTCCCGCGCGAGGGTTAATCGGTTTCCGAGGCGAATTCATCCGCCTGACGCGCGGCGAAGGAATCATGAACCATAGTTTCCTGGAATATCGTCCTTTAATCGGCGATCTCGAAACCCGTTACAACGGCGTAATGGTAGCTTTTGAAGAAGGCGTTGCAACCTTCTACGCGCTGAAAAATGCTGAAGATCGCGGCGTATTCTTCATTACGCCGGGAACGAAGGTGTATAAAGGCATGATTGTCGGCGAACACAACCGCCCGCAAGACTTAGACTTAAACGTCTGCAAAGCGAAACAATTAACCAACCATCGTTCGGCAACGGGGGATGAATTGGTGCAATTGCAAACGCCGGTGGATATGAGTTTAGAACGGGCGCTTGAATACATCGGTTCCGACGAGTTAGTCGAAGTTACGCCAGAATCGATTCGCCTGCGGAAAGTAGCGAAGAAGCTGGCGAAACGTTAA